A segment of the Lolium perenne isolate Kyuss_39 chromosome 3, Kyuss_2.0, whole genome shotgun sequence genome:
ggcgggggggggggagggggggggaggGGGTGGCAGCCCCTCCTGCTCTCTACCATGGGCTGCAGGCTGACCGGTGTGGTTCATCGGGTTGCTGCAGCTTGGGGCGCCAAATCTCGTCGGCGCCTTGGTCTAGCCCGCTGGCTTTCGTCGGAGATGAGGAAGGTGGCTCCTGCGCGTTGTTGACGTTGTCGTCGCGTTCGGAGGTGTTTGTACCTGTGGGGTTGCAGGTCGCCGACGCCATTGGTCTTCTCCGCCTCAGTCCGATTTGCGTGGGGTTGAGGGGTCTGGGTTTCTCCGAGCCAAATCCTAACGACACGTTGTCCGTGGATGCCGCTTTCCTCCTTGAGGGGTCGTCGTGGAGCTCCCTGTTCCCCTCAACCCCGGGTCACCTTGTGCGGTGCAGGGGTGGACGATAGCGACATCCCCTCAGGAGGAGTCATTTTTGGAGATCGTTATTCCCTTTGTGGTTCCTCGGGGATGGGCTTGCACAACATGGCGGTTCACAGTTGGCCGGCGATGCGAGAGTTCCGTGTGGTGGCTTGTGTGGCAACGATGACGTTGAAGAGCGATGGTTTGGTCACGGCAAGACCTTGTTAGTCGGCCCTGCTCCGGCATATCCGAGTTTTTTTTCATGTTGGTCTTCCCTTGCTGTGGGCGGTGCCTCCTCTCCGGAACTTAGACCCCTGAACCCCACGCACTCGGGTGAAGTTCTTCTTTCGCGCGGTCTTGCGCATCTCCTCTCTGGAACTCGTCATCGGGGTCAGAGTTGCATGTCCCTTCACGAGGAACCACCTGTTTAGCATAGGTCGTCCTGAGCTTCACAGTGCCGATGGCAATGTCTTATTTGTTGGTCGTTTCTTCGGGGAAGTCCGAGTCGTTGTTGCAGAGTTATGACGATGACGCTAGTGGTTGTGTGTGCCCTCGCATCGGCCGTGCTCGACGATGGTCGACGAGGGCGTTTGTACCAGTTTTGACTGGTTTTCTATTAATAAACTGGCCACCTATTCTTCTCTATTAATGAAAATGACAAATCTTGCCTCGTTTAAAAAAAGTAGAAGGATGTCTTCTATTTTACCAAAGGCATTGAAATTATGATGCAGATATCACCATTAGAGGCTAGACTAGGCATGCTATTCCAAGTCTAATGGCTGAGTTTGATGTTTGTTTCCAACCAGCCAGGCATAGCGTAGCCTCAATGCGAATTAGGATTCAATAATCTCATTCGTCTCGTCAGATTTTGTGTGTGTCAGAATTCAGAACAAACCATACATTTTTAAACAAACACAAGAGCACGTTCAAAGAAACTCAGAACAAACCATACTGTACTTGTTCTTGTTCGTTCGACAAAACAAAGGAGAGAGTGACCTTTGCCTCTCGCGGAAAGAGAGAGAGAAACCCCAAATCCCCCCTCCACTCCACTCCCCAATCCAATAGACCGGGGGGCGAAatgagccaccgccgccgccggccctcctcgccgccgcaggTACCGGCACATCCGCTGGAAGACGACGACCTCCTACACGAAATCTTGCTCCGCCTCCCGCCgcagccgccctacctcctgcgcGCGTCCACCGTCTCCAAGCGCTGGCGACGCCTCGCCACCGACCCCAAGTTCCTCCGCCGCTTCTGCGTCCACCACGGGAAGCCTCCCCTCCTCGGCGACTTCTCGTACGAGGTAGGATCATTCTCCTTCAGATCCACCCTCGACCCGCCCTACCGCATCCCTCCCCGCCGCCTCTCCCTGCGGTCGGACGGCAGCGAGGGATGGGCGTGCCTCGACTGCCGCCACGGACGCATACTCTTCGACGACTGTAGGCGGAGACGGCTCATCGTGTGGGACCCCATCACCGACGGCCGCTGCGTCCTAGCCTACCCGCAGCAGTTCCGCGACTCCGGGATTGTGCAAATCCACAGCGGGGCGGTGCTCTGCGCCGCCGGCGACCAGGGCCACGTGCATGGCGCCTGCCACTCGAGCCCTTTCAAACTGGTCGGGCTGAGCGCTTGCCACCACAATGATGTAGCCAGCATCTTCGGAAGTGTCTACTCTTCCGACACTGGCGTGTGGAGTGATCTCGTCTCAACAACGCTTCCACGGAAGGGCATAAATCTTTTGAGTCACAGCGCACTTGTTGGTAACACCCTTCACTGGCTGATCACCACAGATAGCATACTGGAGTTTGATTTGGTCGCACAGAGGTTAGCTGTGACCAAGAGGCCTCTTGGTGCTCCTCCTCGCCATGACAATGTTCAGATCACCCGGTCAGAGGATGGCGGTGTTGGCTTCGCTGCTTTGTCCGGCTCTTGCTCCGGCTGGGGCTGGGCCTGCGCCAGGGTGAGCGCTTTCTTGATGGAGACGGCGTGGGCCAGCCTGGTGTTGATCATCCAGCAGCCGCTTCCCCAACCAGGAAAAGAGGCGCACCCTCCGTGGGGTCAAGGCCGCGCGCATTGAATGCAGAATCGACAGCCTGGCTCGGTCATGCACGCATTGCTGCATGACGCACTCCCTCCGTCTTTTAATCAGCCAGCCTGGCCTCCTCGCGTGCGTGTTCTAAGCAAGCAAGCACCCCCCTATTATGTGGAGGGATCTTTTTTTTttcctcactctctctctctctactaTTTCCTGCAGCTATTCATTCTTTGGCAAGACTAGATCGAAACTCACAAAAACAAACTGCACCCAAGAAATCGCCGCGGAGTCAACAAGAAATCGCAAAAGAAAGATGGATCGGTTACCTTAATTAATTACATGCAGCCGGATCATCCATCCTGTCCAAGACCAAGTGTCTGCATCACACGCCACACTGACTATGCTGAGACAACGTTCGCCTCGCCTGGAGTGGAGAGGCACATGCATTTTCTCTCGCTCGCCTTTTTTCTTTTGCTCCACACTAAATATATACCCGTCCGTTCCTTTTCTCCTTCCTTCCAAAATATTGTATATATTATGTGATCGATCAATTGTGAATGAACAAGATCTGCGTGTCATCTCACGGATTCAAAACCAAACCGAGCCACGAGCGCCCAATGAGGTGCTGCAATGACAGACTCATTCATGCATTTGGTCAGCGCACAAAGCCAAACTGGTAGATTCCGCTGCTCAGCACTAGCCATTTCTTCATGCTTGTTTACCTTCCTTAATTACTACTAGTCGTCTCTCCCTGACTCTCCCTCCCTCCCTAATAAAATCATGAGCCAAATCAAATCAACCAACCGGCCGGGGCACACACAAAGCTGCATAATCAAATGTCAATTGTGAGGAAACACCTTTTTCGATAAGGAGTGAGGAAACACCTGCCTCCCGTGCCACCCGGGCGAGTGGCTCCGG
Coding sequences within it:
- the LOC139838198 gene encoding uncharacterized protein, which encodes MSHRRRRPSSPPQVPAHPLEDDDLLHEILLRLPPQPPYLLRASTVSKRWRRLATDPKFLRRFCVHHGKPPLLGDFSYEVGSFSFRSTLDPPYRIPPRRLSLRSDGSEGWACLDCRHGRILFDDCRRRRLIVWDPITDGRCVLAYPQQFRDSGIVQIHSGAVLCAAGDQGHVHGACHSSPFKLVGLSACHHNDVASIFGSVYSSDTGVWSDLVSTTLPRKGINLLSHSALVGNTLHWLITTDSILEFDLVAQRLAVTKRPLGAPPRHDNVQITRSEDGGVGFAALSGSCSGWGWACARVSAFLMETAWASLVLIIQQPLPQPGKEAHPPWGQGRAH